CGTGATCGTGCAGTCCGAGCTGGACGCCGCCACCCCGTACGAGGGCGGCCACCGTGCCGCCGGCGTGCTGCGCAACACCTCCCTGATCTCGGTGGACAACGAGGGCACGCACGGCCTGTTCCCGTACGGCACCGCGTGCGTGGACGCCCCGATCCGCGACTACTTCCTGACCGGTGAGATGCCGGCCGAGAAGTCCCTCTGCGAGGCGCACCCGCTGCCGGGCGAGACGCAGACCCACCAGGTCGCCGGCACTCCGACGCACAAGGGCGACATCAAGATCTCGATGCGCACGGACGCCGTCCGTGAGGCCAACCGGATCACCCTGGACGCCATCGAGCGCCAGCTGCTGGACTCCCGCGCCGTGACCCCGGACGTGGAGGCCTTCCTGGAGCGCTGATCCCCAGCGGTCCACGACGACGCCGCCCCGGTCCGCCGCCTCCCTGGAGGCGGGCCGGGGCGGCGTCGTCGTGCGGAAGAGGCTCAGGCGTAGAAGAAGCGGACCAGGTGGAAGAACACCGGCGCGGCGAACACCAGCGAGTCGATCCGGTCCATGATCCCGCCGTGGCCGGGGATGAGGGAGCCGAAGTCCTTGATGCCGCGGTCGCGCTTGATCGCGGACATCACCAGGCCGCCGCCGAAGCCGAGCAGGCAGGAGACAAACGCGAACAGGGCCGCCACCCACCAGGGGAACGGGGTGAGGAAGGACAGCGCCGCCCCCAGCGCGGTGGCCGTGAGGACCCCGCCCACGAAGCCCTCCCAGGTCTTGTTCGGGGACACGGACGGGGCGATCGGCCGGCGGCCCAGGGTCTTGCCCCACACGTACTGGAACACGTCCGAGCCCTGCACCACCAGCAGCAGGAACAGCAGCAGCAGGGCGCCGGCCTCGCCGCCGGACCCGGGGGCGCTGCCCTCGGCCACGTGCCGGCCGTGCTCCATGGCCACCGGCAGCTGCAGCACCGCCGGGATGTGCGAGACCGCGTACACGCACACCATGGCCGCCCACTGCACGGCCGCGGCCCGCCGCAGGAACCCCTCCGTGCGGCCGGCCAGCGCCGCGCGCACGGGCAGGAACAGGAACGCGTACACGGGGATGAACACGGAGAACATCCCGTACCAGTGCTCCCACACGAACCAGTAGTGCAACGGGGTGACCACGAAGAACAGCCACACCAGGGTGCGGTGGTCCGCCCGCCCGGTGGGGCTGATGGTGAGGAACTCGCGCAGGGACAGCCAGGTCAGCACGAGGAACAGCAGCAGCGTGGCCGTCTCCCCCAGCGCCAGCACGGCGGCCAGCACCGCCACCATCGCCCACCACGCGCCGATCCGCTGCACGAGGTTGCCGATCAGCTCCGGATTCCGCGCGCCCATCCGCGCCCTGAGCACCGCGGCGATCACGCTGGCGGCCGCCAGCACCCCCACCACGCCCAGCAGCAGCCCTCCGGCCGTCGCCCCGAGCAGTCCCACCATCGCGTCCTCCTTGGTCTTCTCAGCCCCGCAGCGAGGCGGACAGGTCCTGCTCCAGCACGGCCCGCGCCCGCTCGAGCCAGGCCGTGCGGGCCGCCTCGTCCTCCCCGCGGCCCGGCTCCGGCGCGTCGGTCGCGGCCGTTCCCGACGCCGGCGCGCCCGGTCCCGGCGGGCGGGCCGGCTCCGGCGGGTCCAGGGGCGGGTGAAACCTCACGGTGGACAGGTGCGGCACCGGGATCGGCTCGCCCTTGGGCAGGATCCGGCCGAGGTTCACGAGGGACACCGGCACCACCGGGACCTGCGGGAACGCCGCGGCGAGCGCGTGCAGGCCCCGCTGGAACCGCGCGACGTCCTCGCCGGAGCCGCGGGTGCCCTCGGGGAAGATGATCAGCGAGTCGCCGCCGGCCAGGATCTCCAGCATGCCCTCGAGCTGGCTCCCGCCGTCGGGGCTCACCCCGGAGCCCGAGGCGGCGCCCGGCCCCCGTCGGCGCGTCTTGCCGCGCTCCACCAGGTAGGCGTGGAACAGGCCCTCGGCCACCCGGCGCCGCAGCCCGGAGCCCCAGTAGTCCGCGGCGGCCACCGGCCGCACCCGCCGCTGCAGCGCGGGCGGCAGCACCGCCCAGAGGGTCACGAAGTCCAGGTGCGAGGTGTGGTTCGCGTAGAACACCGCCTGCCGGGGCAGCAGCGCGGCCAGGCGCTCCCGGGTGATCTCGGCCTCCTCGGCCCCGTCCGGGCCGGGCGCGTGGATCCGGGCGCCCGCGACGGCCAGCACCGCGTGCGCCAGCCCGGCGCGCGCCCGTGCGGCGAGGGCGCTCACGCCCGCTCGCCGCCGTCGGTCGGCAGGCCCGCGGTCCGCTCGCCGGCGGGACGGGCCGGGGCAGCGTCGGCCCGCTCGCGCAGCGCCGCGGCGATCAGCCGCAGCCGCCGGGCCACGGTGAGGACGGACCCCGCCGCGATCACCGCGAGCGCGAGCGCGAGGACCGTGCCGCGCGGCACGGGCAGCAGCGGCTCGAGCAGGCTCAGCAGGCACGCGGCGGCCAGCACCCACATGCGGTGCGGCTTGGGCAGCACGCCCTCGAAGAAGTTCCCCACGCCGTTGGCCGCGCCCAGCGAGCGCACGTAGGCGGTGAGCACCGCCGCGGCCGCCGCGGTCCACCCCAGGAGGACGCCGACGTCGAGCCCGGGGCCCCAGCCCGGCACCAGCCACGCCCCGGCGGCGGCGTAGCCCGCGCCCGCCAGCAGGAGCACGTCCGCCACCCGGTCCGGGACCTCGTTGAACAGGTCGCCCGTGGGGCTGTGCAGTCCCTTCTCCACCGCGAGCATGCCGTCCAGCATGTTCAGCAGCAGCCGCAGCGGGATGCAGGCGGCGGCCAGCACGAGCCAGCCGGCCCGCGCGCCGTCCCCCGTGGCGGCGTGCCCGGCGGCCACGAGGGCGGCCGCGCCGACGGCGGCGAACAGCACCGAGCCCACCGAGACCCGGTTGGGGGTCAGCCCGGCGGCGTGCATGAGGTCGGCCAGGCGGGCGGCCCACCGGGTGGATCGCTGCGGGATGGCTCGGCGGTCGGTGCCCTGGGGGCCGGGCATGGCGGGCTCCTCGGTCCCTCGACGACGGCGGACCTGCTCAGCGTAGACACAGAGGCGCGCGGCGGGGTACCTGTGGGGGATGCCCCGCCGCCAGCCCGCCGCCGACCGGTCGGCCCTCCTCGACCACGCCGTGGCCGCCGCCGCGGGCTTCGCCGAGGCCACGTTCTTCGTGGTCGTCCCGGACGTCTGGACCTCCCGCGTGGCGTTCGAGCGCCCCCAGCGGGGCCTGGCGACCGCCGCGTCCGCCCTGGCCGGGGCCCTGGCCGGCGGGGCCGTCACCCACGCGGTGTCCCGGCGGGCCGGGGCGGCGCGCACCCGCTCCTGGCTGACGGCGCTGCCCGGCATCACCGACGGGATGGTGGACACGGTGGAGGCCCGCGTGGGCGCCGGCGGCCACCTCGCGCTGATCACCGGGCCCAGCCGCGGGATCCCCTACAAGGTGTTCGCCCGGTGCTACGGGGTGGACGCCGCGCGCCCCGGCCGGGGCCTGGGCGCCCTGCTGCTGGCCTCCGTGCCCGCCCGGCTGCCGCGGTTCCTGCTGGTCACCGGCGGGGTGGGACTGCTCGGTGCCCGGCTGCGGCGCCGTGCGCCCGGCCTGGGGCGCCGGGGTCGCGGCGTGCTGTTCTGGACCGGGTGGGGCGCCTTCTACGCCTGGTACCTCCCCGCGGTGACCCGCGCCTACCGGCGCTGAGCCGCCGGGGCGGGCGCCGCCGTCGTCGTGGGCCGGAGCTGCGCGGGCGCGCGGCCGCGGAGACGCCCGTGAGAGGCTGGGGGGATGGACCGGTCGAACGAGATCCCCCCGGAGCTGCAGGGCGTGGACTGGGGCGAGGACGACGCCCCGCGCCGCCCCCGCCCCCTCATCACGCTCGTGGCGTGGCTGTGCATCATCGGCCTCGTGCTCGGCGTGGCCGCCGGGCTGTTCTCCATCCTCTGACGCCTCGCTCGACGCCGGCCGGGCGGGCCGGGTGGGCCGGCCGCGCCGGGTGGGCCGGTCAGGCCGGGGGATCGGGCGAGAAGAGGTCCTCGATCCGCGTGCCGAACGTCTCGGCGAGCCGGAAGGCGAGCGCGAGCGAGGGGTCGTGGCGGCCCTTCTCGAGGGAGATGACCGTCTGACGGGAGACGCCGAGCTCGTCGGCCAGCCGCTGCTGCGACCAGCCCAGGCGGGCGCGCTCGGCCGGGAGGCTGTTCTCCACGGTCAGCCCCGACGCTTCTGCACGCGGTAGCGGATCGCCACGTCCGCCATCATGAACAGCACCAGCCCGGCCCCGACCAGGGACAGCTCCGCCGTCCAGCCGGTCATCGAGACCACGAACGTGCCCAGGCCGAGCACCACGAGCAGGTCGTGGAAGGCCCCGCCGGCCGCGGCGTCGTACCAGCGGGACTCGATCGACTCCTCCGGGTCGCGGACGGCCCCCTTGATGGTCGCGCGGTCCACCAGCAGCATCCACACGGTGCCGGCCAGGACGGGGAGCGCGCCGGAGGCGACCACGAGGCCGAGGACCCACGGCCGGCGGGGGTCCGCCGGATCCGCGGTGCCGGCCAGGCCGTAGGCGATCACGCCCAGCATTGCCGCGAGCAGCACGCCGAACACCAGGCTCACGACGACGAGCCGTCCGGTGCCGCCGCCGAGCCGGGCCGAGCGGCCCCAGGCGGACGGAGCGGCGGAGCCCGCGGGCGTGGCGGCCGCAGAGGTGGAGGCGGCGCGCTCGGGTCCGGAGGCGGACCGGGAGCGCGGGTCGGCGGTGGTGTTCATGGGATCCCCCTGGGTGCGTCCGCGGGAGCGGAGTGGTCGGCGCGGCGGATGCCTGCGCTGGAACCAGGGTGGCAGTCAAGGATCCTTGACGTCAAGAGGTCTTGACGAAAAGTTCTCTTGACGTCTCAGTCGACGTTGCCGTCCACGTAGAGCCAGGCCCCGTCCTCGCGCCGGAAGCGGCTGCGCTCCCGCAGCCGGAAGCGGCCCTCCTCGCCGTGGCCGAGGGCCGTGAACTCCACGATCCCCCGGTCCTGGAACGGTCCGCCGTCCCGCACGTCCGTGACCGCCAGGCGCGTGAAGCGCGGGGCGCGCTCGCCCGCCTCCGGCAGCAGGTCCTCGACGGCGGGCCGGTGCTCCGGCGCCCACGTGGCGGCGAGGTACGCGGCCATCGCCCGGGCGCGGTCGGGGCCCGCGTGGCCGGCGCCCGTGCCGCCCGGACCGGACGCGCCGTCCGTGCCCTGCGTGCCGTCGTCGTCCGCCCCGGCCTCACCGAGGAGGGCGAACGCGGCGTACCGCGAGCACATGAGCGCCTCGGCGGTCGGGGCGGTGAGGGCGCCGTCCGCGGCGAAGCGCGCGTGGAGGCGCCCGCAGCACTCGGCCAGGGGCAGGCCGGCGCCGCAGGGGCAGGGGTCGGTCATCGTCCGGCGCGACGGTCGGCCGCGACGCGGGCGGCGGCCTCCTCGCGGCGGCGGGAACGGGCGCGCATGCGGCGCACGCCCGCCAGCACGACGCCGGCTGCGGCCGCCAGCAGGGCCGGGCCGAGGGGGCTGACGGGGCGGCGGCCGCCGCTGATCGGGGAGATGCGGGTCTGCTTCGTGCTCATGGCGTCAGGGTACGCGCCGGCCCAGCGACGGGCCCCGGAAGAGCCCCCGCCGCACCCCCGCACGGGCCCGCACCCGCCCCGGGTGGGCGAGGCGGCCGACGTCGTGCCAGGATCGACTCCTCCCCTGCCCGCCCCGTCCCGAGGTGCCCCGTGTCCGCCCTTCGCCGCTGGAGCGCACTGGCCGTGCTCGTCCTGCCCGTGCTGCTGATCTCCATCGACATGTCCGTGCTCGGCATCGCCGTGCCCGCCCTCTCCGCGGACCTGGACCCCACCTCGGGCCAGCTGCTGTGGATCATCGACCTCTACTCGTTCCTGCTCGCGGGCCTGCTGATCTTCATGGGCTCCCTCGGCGACCGGATCGGGCGCCGGCGGATCCTGCTGATCGGCGCGCCGCTCTTCGGGGCCGCGTCCCTCGCGGCGGCCTTCGCCTCCTCGGCGGAGATGCTCATCGCCGCCCGCGCGCTGCTCGGCGTGGGCGGGGCCACCCTGATGCCCTCCACGCTGGGGCTGATCCGCACGATCTTCCCGGACCGCGCAGAGCGCCGCACGGCCATCGCGGTGTGGGCCATGGCGTTCTCGGGCGGCGCGGCCCTGGGCCCCGTGGTGGGCGGGATCCTGCTCGAGCGGTTCTGGTGGGGCTCGGTGTTCCTGATGAACGTGCCCGTCATGGCGGTCTTCCTGCTGGTCGCCCCGTTCCTGCTCCCCGAGTCCCGGGACCCGTCGCCCGGCCCGTTCGACCCGCTCTCCTCCGTGCTGTCCATCGCGGGCATCGTGGGGCTGGTCTACGCGCTGAAGACCGCCGCGAAGTCCCCGGACTGGACGGCCCTGGCCGGGCTCGTGGTCGGCGCCGCGGCCGTGGCCTGGTTCATCGCCCGCCAGCGGCGGCTGGCCCACCCGATGATCGACGTCGCCCTGTTCCGCAACGTCGCCTTCACGTCCGCCGTGTCCGTCAACGTGATCTCCGTGTTCGCGTTCATGGGCCTGATGTTCTTCCTGCCGCAGTTCCTCATGCTGGTCCAGGGCATGGGCCCGGCCGAGGCGGGCCTCTGGATGCTGCCGCTGGCGGCCGCCGCCGTCGTCGGGACGCTGCTGGCCCCGCTGCTGGCGCGCGTGGTGGCGGTGCGCACGGTGATCCTGACGGGCCTGGCCCTGGTGATCGCCGGGTTCGCGGTGGGCACGCGGCTCGACGGCGCCGCCCCCCTCGTCGCGTTCGTGCTGCTCTCGTGCCTGTTCGGCGTGGGCGTGGGCCTGGCCGAGACCCTCACCAACGACGTGATCCTCACCGCCGCCCCGCCCGAGCGGGCCGGCGCGGCCGCCGCGATCTCGGAGACCGGCTACGAGTTCGGCGGGGCGATGGGCACCGCCGTCCTCGGCACCGCCGGCATGGCCGTCTACGCCGCCCGCGTGCAGGAGGCGGCCGGGCTGCCGGGCTTGGGTCCGGCCGACGCCGAGGCCGCCGCGCAGACGCTCGCCGCCGCCCACCGGATCGGGGAGGGCCTGCCCGACGGCGGCGCACGGCTGGTCGAGGTCGCGAACGGCGCGTTCACGGCCGGCATGGACCTCGTGGCCGGGATCGGCATCGGCGTGGCCGCCGTGACGCTCCTCCTCGCGTGGCGCGGGCTGCGCTCCGAGGCCCGGGTGGAGCGCCCGGTGGAGGACTGACGGGGGGCGCCGTCGTCGTCGCACCCCAGACCGCCGGATCGACGGTTTCGGTCCGGATCGACGGGCGTTCCGTCGGTCTGAGCCGAAACCGTCGATCCTGCCGGACGCGGCGGCAGGGCGGGGGCGCCGGCGGAGGGCCGTCGCACGGTTGTCCACAGCCTCCGCCTCGGCGCCGCCGCCCGGGCCACGCTGAGGACATGGACGACGCCCCGGACCCCCGCCTCGCACCCCTCCGCCACGACGGGCACCTGCTGCCCGGGCACGGCCCGCTCCTGCGCGCCGCGCCCGGAGCGCCGACCCGCGCGAGGAAGGCGCTGGCCCGGCTGTGGGCGCAGGGGGTCCTCGTCCGGCTGGGCGCGGGCCTGTACGTCCCGCTCGCGCACTGGTGCGCGCTGGCCCCGTGGGACCGGTACACCCTGGCCTGCGCCGGCTACGCGCTGCTCCACCCCACCGCTCGCTTCACGGGCACGGCGGCGGCCCACCTGCACGGTCTGCCGCTGGCGCAGACGCCCCCGGAGATCCGGCTCCGCTCCCCCGCCCCGGGGCACCGGGCCCGTCGACCGTTGGCGGCCTCCGCGTTCTCGGACCTCGCCGACACCCGGGGGCGCCGGCTCCCGGCCCCGCCCGCCGTGCGGTGGACCTGGAACGGCGTGCAGGCGCCGGCCGACGACGGCGGCGAGCTGCGACGTCGTCGCCTCGCCTCCGGCGGGCCCGAGGGTGAGGCGCCGCCGCCGGGACCGCTGCCGCCCGTCACGGTCGAGGCGGCGCTGAGCGACGGCACGCTCCTGGGCCCCGTCACCGTGGACGCGCTGCCCACGGTGCAGCTCGCCCTCGGATCCGGACCCGTGTTCCGGGAGGCCGTGGTCCCGCTGGACGGGCTGCGTCGGCGGCTCCCCGGGCCGTCCGCCGCGTGGGCCGAGCGGCACGCGGACCGGCTCCCCACGCGGGCCGCCCGGGAGCGGTTCGAGCGGGCGTGGGGCTTCTCGGACCCCCGGGCGGAGTCGGCCGGCGAGTCCCTCTCGCGCGCGCTCATCCACGAGCTCGGCTTCGCCGCGCCGCACCTGCAGCGCACGGTGTTCGGCCGGGACGGGCGGGCGATCGGCCGGACGGACTTCTGGTGGGAGGAGGTGGACGTGGTGGGCGAGTTCGACGGGATCGGCAAGTACGACGTGGACCTCCACGCCTCCGCGGCCGAGCGGCGGCAGGCGATCACTCGGGAGAAGGAGCGGGAGGTCGCCCTGCGGCGGGTCTGCCGCGACGTCGCCCGCTGGACATGGGCCGACCTGCGGGAGCCGGCCGGGCTCGAGGCCGAGCTGGTGCGCGCCGGGGTGCCGAGGCGGAGCTGAGCGGCCGACGTCGGCCCTCGCCTCCGGCGTCCGCGCCCGCCGCATCCTCACGGGATCGACGGTTTCGGCCCGGATCGACGGGCGTTCCGTCGATCCCAGCCGAAACCGTCGATCCTGCAGGAAGGGGACAGGCGGGAGGACACCAGCGCGCCCCGAGTAGACTGGACCGGCAAGCACGCGGAGCGCCCCGGACCGGGGCGTGAGACGGCACCGGCCCCGTCATGCTCCGCGGCATCGTCCCGCACTCAGGAGCGCGTTCATGCCCATCATCGTCGTCGACGTCATGCCCAAGCCCGAGATCCTGGACCCCCAGGGCAAGGCGATCAACGGGGCCCTGCCCCGCCTCGGCTTCACCGAGTTCAGCCAGGTCCGCCAGGGCAAGCGCTTCGAGCTCACCGTGGAGGGCGAGGTCACCGACGCCGTCCTCGACCAGGCCCGCCGGGCCGCCGAGGAGCTGCTGTCCAACCCCGTCATCGAGGACGTCGTGAACGTGGCCGTCCTGGACGAGGCCGAGGGCGCCCGATGACCACGGACCTCCCCCTGATCGGCGACTACTCGACGCCGACCACCCCGCTCAACGGCGCCCGCATCGGCGTCATCACCTTCCCGGGCACCCTGGACGACGTGGACGCGCTGCGCGCCGTCCGCCTCACCGGCGCCGAGCCCGTCTCCCTGTGGCACGCGGACGAGGACCCGCAGCGCACGCTCGCGGGCGTGGACGCCGTCGTGATCCCCGGCGGCTTCTCCTACGGCGACTACCTGCGCGCCGGCGCGATCTCCCGCTTCGCCCCCATGATGGACGCCGTGGCGACGGCGGCCGGCGGCCCCGAGGGCGCCGCGGACGGCCTGCCCGTGCTCGGCATCTGCAACGGCTTCCAGATCCTCACCGAGTCCCACCTGCTGCCGGGTTCGATGATCAAGAACGACCACCTGCACTTCATTTGCCGGGACCAGGAGCTGACCGTGGAGAACACGGACACCGCCTGGACCCGCGACTACGAGCGCGGCCAGACGATCACCGTGCCCCTGAAGAACCAGGACGGCCAGTACGTGGCCGACGACGCCACGCTCGACGCCCTCGAGGCCGAGGGCCGCGTGGTGTTCCGCTACCGCGGCTGGAACCCGAACGGCTCGCGCCGGGACATCGCCGGCATCGCCAACGCGGCGGGCAACGTCGTCGGCCTGATGCCGCACCCCGAGCACGCCGTGGAGCCG
The sequence above is a segment of the Micrococcus endophyticus genome. Coding sequences within it:
- a CDS encoding phosphatidate cytidylyltransferase gives rise to the protein MVGLLGATAGGLLLGVVGVLAAASVIAAVLRARMGARNPELIGNLVQRIGAWWAMVAVLAAVLALGETATLLLFLVLTWLSLREFLTISPTGRADHRTLVWLFFVVTPLHYWFVWEHWYGMFSVFIPVYAFLFLPVRAALAGRTEGFLRRAAAVQWAAMVCVYAVSHIPAVLQLPVAMEHGRHVAEGSAPGSGGEAGALLLLFLLLVVQGSDVFQYVWGKTLGRRPIAPSVSPNKTWEGFVGGVLTATALGAALSFLTPFPWWVAALFAFVSCLLGFGGGLVMSAIKRDRGIKDFGSLIPGHGGIMDRIDSLVFAAPVFFHLVRFFYA
- a CDS encoding 1-acyl-sn-glycerol-3-phosphate acyltransferase; amino-acid sequence: MSALAARARAGLAHAVLAVAGARIHAPGPDGAEEAEITRERLAALLPRQAVFYANHTSHLDFVTLWAVLPPALQRRVRPVAAADYWGSGLRRRVAEGLFHAYLVERGKTRRRGPGAASGSGVSPDGGSQLEGMLEILAGGDSLIIFPEGTRGSGEDVARFQRGLHALAAAFPQVPVVPVSLVNLGRILPKGEPIPVPHLSTVRFHPPLDPPEPARPPGPGAPASGTAATDAPEPGRGEDEAARTAWLERARAVLEQDLSASLRG
- a CDS encoding CDP-alcohol phosphatidyltransferase family protein — encoded protein: MPGPQGTDRRAIPQRSTRWAARLADLMHAAGLTPNRVSVGSVLFAAVGAAALVAAGHAATGDGARAGWLVLAAACIPLRLLLNMLDGMLAVEKGLHSPTGDLFNEVPDRVADVLLLAGAGYAAAGAWLVPGWGPGLDVGVLLGWTAAAAAVLTAYVRSLGAANGVGNFFEGVLPKPHRMWVLAAACLLSLLEPLLPVPRGTVLALALAVIAAGSVLTVARRLRLIAAALRERADAAPARPAGERTAGLPTDGGERA
- a CDS encoding helix-turn-helix transcriptional regulator; the encoded protein is MENSLPAERARLGWSQQRLADELGVSRQTVISLEKGRHDPSLALAFRLAETFGTRIEDLFSPDPPA
- a CDS encoding YchJ family protein, encoding MTDPCPCGAGLPLAECCGRLHARFAADGALTAPTAEALMCSRYAAFALLGEAGADDDGTQGTDGASGPGGTGAGHAGPDRARAMAAYLAATWAPEHRPAVEDLLPEAGERAPRFTRLAVTDVRDGGPFQDRGIVEFTALGHGEEGRFRLRERSRFRREDGAWLYVDGNVD
- a CDS encoding MFS transporter codes for the protein MSALRRWSALAVLVLPVLLISIDMSVLGIAVPALSADLDPTSGQLLWIIDLYSFLLAGLLIFMGSLGDRIGRRRILLIGAPLFGAASLAAAFASSAEMLIAARALLGVGGATLMPSTLGLIRTIFPDRAERRTAIAVWAMAFSGGAALGPVVGGILLERFWWGSVFLMNVPVMAVFLLVAPFLLPESRDPSPGPFDPLSSVLSIAGIVGLVYALKTAAKSPDWTALAGLVVGAAAVAWFIARQRRLAHPMIDVALFRNVAFTSAVSVNVISVFAFMGLMFFLPQFLMLVQGMGPAEAGLWMLPLAAAAVVGTLLAPLLARVVAVRTVILTGLALVIAGFAVGTRLDGAAPLVAFVLLSCLFGVGVGLAETLTNDVILTAAPPERAGAAAAISETGYEFGGAMGTAVLGTAGMAVYAARVQEAAGLPGLGPADAEAAAQTLAAAHRIGEGLPDGGARLVEVANGAFTAGMDLVAGIGIGVAAVTLLLAWRGLRSEARVERPVED
- the purS gene encoding phosphoribosylformylglycinamidine synthase subunit PurS, giving the protein MPIIVVDVMPKPEILDPQGKAINGALPRLGFTEFSQVRQGKRFELTVEGEVTDAVLDQARRAAEELLSNPVIEDVVNVAVLDEAEGAR
- the purQ gene encoding phosphoribosylformylglycinamidine synthase subunit PurQ; its protein translation is MTTDLPLIGDYSTPTTPLNGARIGVITFPGTLDDVDALRAVRLTGAEPVSLWHADEDPQRTLAGVDAVVIPGGFSYGDYLRAGAISRFAPMMDAVATAAGGPEGAADGLPVLGICNGFQILTESHLLPGSMIKNDHLHFICRDQELTVENTDTAWTRDYERGQTITVPLKNQDGQYVADDATLDALEAEGRVVFRYRGWNPNGSRRDIAGIANAAGNVVGLMPHPEHAVEPGFGPDTADGPRTGTDGLGFFTSVLTTLASRGGHA